From one Thermatribacter velox genomic stretch:
- a CDS encoding HEPN domain-containing protein: protein MSKELIEDYLKRAKIRLRLLEEFLKEKDYADVIRVSQEVVELAQKAILLKMGITPPKWHEVIDIILENREKLPQDVFLKLVELRRDSKWLRSQREIAFYGDVDFVPTKEYVPEDAQRAISVAKEFMDLASLITTLK from the coding sequence ATGAGCAAAGAGCTGATTGAAGATTATTTAAAAAGAGCTAAAATACGACTCAGGCTCCTTGAAGAATTTTTGAAGGAAAAAGACTATGCTGATGTGATAAGGGTCTCTCAAGAAGTAGTAGAACTTGCTCAGAAGGCCATCTTACTCAAAATGGGTATAACTCCTCCTAAATGGCACGAGGTTATTGATATCATACTCGAAAACAGGGAGAAGCTACCCCAGGATGTTTTTCTGAAGTTAGTTGAGCTTCGCAGAGATTCTAAGTGGCTCAGGAGTCAAAGAGAAATCGCTTTTTATGGGGATGTGGATTTTGTTCCCACTAAAGAGTATGTGCCTGAGGATGCTCAGAGGGCCATTTCCGTGGCCAAAGAATTCATGGATTTAGCATCCCTGATTACCACACTGAAATGA